A portion of the Blastochloris tepida genome contains these proteins:
- the hisI gene encoding phosphoribosyl-AMP cyclohydrolase translates to MSAEYQRFSPRGTAAEIEEGLALAPKFDADGLVTAVVTDAGDGTVLMLAHMNADALALTIETGFAHYWSRSRKALWKKGETSGHLQRVTDLRIDCDQDAVWLAVEQTGDAACHTGRKSCFYRRIPLGRAPSPALEMELVDGERRFDPAAVYRRT, encoded by the coding sequence ATGTCCGCTGAATACCAACGCTTCTCGCCGCGCGGCACCGCCGCCGAGATCGAGGAGGGCCTCGCCCTCGCCCCCAAGTTCGATGCCGACGGGCTCGTCACCGCCGTAGTCACCGATGCCGGCGACGGCACGGTGCTGATGCTGGCGCACATGAACGCCGACGCGCTGGCGCTGACCATCGAGACCGGGTTCGCCCACTACTGGTCGCGCTCGCGCAAGGCGTTGTGGAAGAAGGGCGAGACCTCCGGCCATCTGCAGCGGGTGACCGATCTGCGCATCGACTGCGACCAGGACGCGGTGTGGCTGGCGGTGGAGCAGACGGGCGACGCCGCCTGCCACACCGGCCGCAAGAGCTGCTTCTACCGCCGCATCCCGCTCGGCCGGGCGCCCTCGCCCGCGCTGGAGATGGAGTTGGTCGACGGCGAGCGGCGGTTCGACCCGGCCGCCGTCTACCGCCGGACGTGA
- the folE gene encoding GTP cyclohydrolase I FolE, with protein MDASVAPLFPQAKDTPTQPTPPVARPSRAEAEAAVRTLIAWTGDDPTREGLIDTPARVVKAYEELYRGYGEDAEAFLERTFSETGGYDDMVLVRDIPFHSHCEHHMVPFFGKAHIAYVPVDRVVGLSKIARIVDAFARRLQTQEHLTAQIIGTIDEVLKPRGVAVLIEAEHMCMTMRGVQKAGASTLTTQFTGVFRDDPAEQARFMTLLRQGRG; from the coding sequence ATGGACGCCAGCGTCGCCCCCCTGTTCCCCCAGGCCAAGGACACTCCAACCCAGCCGACGCCCCCCGTGGCGCGGCCGAGCCGCGCCGAAGCCGAAGCCGCCGTGCGCACGCTGATCGCCTGGACCGGCGACGATCCGACCCGCGAGGGGCTGATCGACACCCCGGCCCGCGTGGTCAAGGCGTATGAGGAACTCTATCGCGGCTACGGCGAGGATGCGGAGGCGTTCCTGGAGCGCACCTTCTCAGAGACCGGCGGCTATGACGACATGGTGCTGGTGCGCGACATCCCGTTCCATTCGCACTGCGAGCACCACATGGTGCCGTTCTTCGGCAAGGCGCATATCGCCTATGTGCCGGTCGACCGGGTGGTCGGCCTGTCGAAGATCGCCCGCATCGTCGATGCCTTCGCCCGCCGGCTGCAGACCCAGGAGCACCTGACGGCGCAGATCATCGGCACCATCGACGAGGTGCTGAAGCCGCGCGGCGTGGCGGTGCTGATCGAGGCCGAGCACATGTGCATGACCATGCGCGGCGTGCAGAAGGCCGGCGCCTCGACGCTCACCACCCAGTTCACCGGCGTGTTCCGCGACGACCCGGCCGAGCAGGCGCGCTTCATGACCCTGCTGCGCCAGGGGCGCGGGTGA